The window CCTCTACAAAGCTCGACATCTGATAGAGAACTTTTTTGCCAAGATCAAGCAGTATCGGGCAATTGCCACACGCTACGATAAACGAGCCGTCAATTTTCTAGGAGCTATTTACCTAGCAGCCTCTGTTATATGGCTTAATTGATGACACGCCCTAGGGTAGCTTGTCTATTGTTTAAGCCTTGAATAACCACACGCATTATGAAACGGCGACCATGATTACTTCGTCTCCCCTCAATAGCTGCTGTCATTGGTAAAGCTCCACTTAGCTGTTGGAC of the Acaryochloris thomasi RCC1774 genome contains:
- a CDS encoding transposase, whose product is LYKARHLIENFFAKIKQYRAIATRYDKRAVNFLGAIYLAASVIWLN